In the genome of Dermacentor andersoni chromosome 3, qqDerAnde1_hic_scaffold, whole genome shotgun sequence, one region contains:
- the LOC126520657 gene encoding programmed cell death protein 6-like, translated as MDSYQRANTSYRSCGSPRAQSQRVDVNYLRQVFYKVDKDRSGRIDANELQQCLSNGTWKPFNPNTVRMMINIFDRSRSGTVSFDDFVSLWKYINDWLRCFQDFDKDGSGSIDRYELRDALVSFGYRLSGEAVDLLVQKYDREKKGSINFDDYILCCVTLQTFTNAFKSYDTDLDGYITISYENFLKLGLSVFVL; from the coding sequence ATGGATTCCTATCAGCGGGCAAACACGTCCTACAGATCGTGTGGCTCACCCCGAGCTCAGTCTCAAAGAGTGGACGTCAACTACCTTCGGCAGGTTTTCTACAAAGTCGACAAGGACCGCAGTGGCCGCATAGACGCCAACGAGCTGCAGCAATGCCTGTCCAACGGCACCTGGAAGCCATTCAACCCCAACACGGTGCGCATGATGATAAACATATTCGACCGCAGCCGTTCGGGCACGGTGAGCTTCGACGACTTCGTGTCTCTGTGGAAATACATCAACGACTGGCTCCGGTGCTTCCAAGACTTCGACAAGGACGGCTCGGGTTCCATCGACAGGTACGAACTCCGCGACGCCCTCGTCAGCTTCGGCTACCGCCTGAGCGGGGAAGCGGTGGATCTTCTCGTCCAGAAGTACGATCGGGAAAAGAAGGGATCCATCAACTTCGACGACTACATCCTCTGTTGCGTCACGCTGCAGACCTTCACGAACGCATTCAAGAGTTACGACACCGACCTGGACGGCTACATCACGATAAGCTACGAAAACTTCTTGAAGCTCGGACTCAGCGTTTTTGTGTTGTGA